In Zonotrichia albicollis isolate bZonAlb1 chromosome 5, bZonAlb1.hap1, whole genome shotgun sequence, the genomic window TAAAGAGAATCTCTGCTATGGAGACAGCCTTTTTCCATGGCCTTGAGAAAATACTTGATCAACCACTACCACCCCctcccacaaaaaaaatctcagaaaaagaaaataatcctcCAAAACACAAGCcatgggttttttggttgtggtttttttttggggttttttttttttttttttttaaatttttgcctATTCCCTATGCTGCAGGGCACTTTTTAAAAGCAGCTCTAATGCTTTAGGGTGAATCTGCAGAGGACAGGAGCTATCTCCCACCTCCCTTTTATGCAGGATCTTCTTAGTCAGAGCCTTCTCCTCTTGCCTGTGTTGGTGGTGCAGCTGCAGTAAATGCACCCAGTTCctctgactggctgggattggTTTTGTGGAGCAGAGGGGTAGAACTTGCCTGCTGGGAATGCCATGGTACCTGTGCTCAAAGaaaaactgctgctgctttaggCAGATCCTTGACTCTGGGGCTTCACTCATCAGTTCAGCTTCCTATAAGCTTAAATTATCAGTGATCTGAATAAGTGtattggggttttgttttttgttttttttggaattttggggttttttgggtttttttgtttgtttgtttttttgttgttgctggtttggttggggttttttggttttggttttatttttttcttttttatgtctCTTTTTTGTGTGTTGGAGGGAAAACAAGGATATTTTTCCTGGCTGGCCcctcaaagaaggaaaaagcagtCAGCTTAATTACTGGAGTTCCACACTGATAGCCTTGACTCCTTAGATCATCTTGTGGCTGTCTGCAGCTTGCTAACAGCGGGCAGCAGCATAATTACATGTACACTGCAGTTTCTACCCTCTGTGAGCGCCTTGCCAGGGCAGCTgcatcccagagctcctgcctCTGTGGCAGTGACCTGTCCTGGGTGACACAGGGGTTTCAGTCAAGTCCTGCCCTCCTGATGCTGACTTTCTGCCCCACTTCAGGCACCCTGAGCTGCTCGTGCTGCCCGGGGGGAGCGTGCAGCGACCCCGGTGactgcagcccctgtgccccagggcagcaccagccccagAGGGGGCAgcgctcctgcctgccctgccctcaaGGCTCCTACACCAGGTGAGTGCCGAGCCCCGCGTGTGGGAGCTGCATCATAACCACAAAACTCTTCCCAGCCACGAAAATCTCCTCCTTTGggtgtgacagtggtcacaggggtccTTGGATCAggggagagatgagaatgtCGACTCCATGTTCGGAAGgcctgatttattatttcatgatagatctattacattataactatactaaaaagcatagaatagaaaagaatgaaaacaaaagcagcTGGTTTGGACAgagagacccagctctgccgtgagtggtcactgaatccaaacatccacacgagaccaatcacggatccacttgtggcattccacagcagcaaataaccattgtttacactttgtttctgaggcctcagcttctcagcaggaaaaatcctaaagaaaagaatTTTCACAGAAGATGTCGGTGACATTTGGGCTGTATCACCGGCAGGGCTGTGTACAAATCACAgacgggacggggctgctgtggaacctGCCTCGAGCTGTTTTATTTGTCAGCATcactctcattacatggttatgacaatgggaagatgccatcagctcacatctcaggcagcagacaaagaacttaatgttacaactcactttataagttttttgaccaatcacacaaagcaaaagcacattgacaatAGTTCCATCCAACCcctataagcacaggtacctttggttaaacactGCCTGCTTATTTCAAATATGATACctacttgtaagccttaaaacacaatgcacagagctccattattaagtttcaaacttcctaatatcttgctataTCTAGCAAGTCTATCTGTGTccaacttttctgtagcttagggagttattctagacaagcgttaatacacagaccattgttctatttgtccttgcttttctactttctaaataatttttctgctgaccaatctcatggctgctgcttagctctaatcccagttctgctgtctctgagacCTGCCCTTTGCAGCTTtgccaaaaccctctgattttgtggattcctaCAGGCTGTAGGGAatgtgctgccagggctgtttcTCAGAGGCTGAATTCTCCTCATCAGGAAAGCTTGGTGTGGATGTGCTTGTGCTGAGACTGTCCCTGTGTGGGCTTCCCTTTTTTACCCTCATGCCCTTTGTCTGCACTGAGGGAACATGTTGTTTTGTGGTGGGGAGACACTTGGCAGGGAGGTGTGAGTTTATCTCTTCAGCTTTTCTCTGGGATATGTCTGACCAGCAGGCTCCATCTCCCTGCTTTGCCCAATTCCTTCCTCAATCCCTGTTTTCTTGCCCCCAAGGCATCTCTTTACTTTTGAGCTGCTGGCATTTAAAGCAATACCCTCAGCTGACAGAGCGTGGAAAAGCTGACAGGACAGGAGCCCAGCCTTACACTTCCATCAGGCTGCCTGATCCAGGGATGCTGTACAACGTCCcctggctgtggggacatgggcatgTGCTGCTCTCTCCACTCCTATTGGATTTTCTCTTGCTGTATCCATGTCTGCAAGCAGTCAGCTGTGCCCTTTGTGGGGTGGCAAGGACAGCAGGGGTGGgaagagcctcccagggccgtGTCCATTGAGGAGCTGCTCCCTTTGGGTCAGTCCTGGGTTGTGGGAAGGGTGACCTGACTGTGCAGCTTGTTGGCAGCAGCCCCTGAGCTTGAGGTGCCAGAGGATCTCCCTCTGTGctcccctctgtgccctgtCCTCGCAGTTTTTGTGCTGTGAGGACCTGCCTTAAAAATGTGCCCCCAGACTGCTTTAAaagccagccaggagcagagtcagggcacacagagctgctgctcttgggatGTGGGAGAGGGACCCGAGAGggccagcagccctgctgggctgggtgtgccagggcagggaccaAAAGGGGGGATCtggagggacctgggggtgcaggGGTGCGTGGCCATCTCCCGGTGCCTGCCTGGGCCTCAGGGCTTCCAGGGAACCGTTTAACATTTCTGTGCTCTTTGGAGAATTTGGCCTCCCTGCAGCTTTGAGAGGCTCTGGCTGGCCCAGGCCCTGCGTTGATTTGTTTGCAGCAAAGCATTTGCTGTGTTTCCAGTtgcttttgggggtttttggttgtttttttttcattttggtttggtgttttttggtgtatttttttaaaattttatattttttccctgcaaatctcatgcagccctgcagtttcTGAAAGAATTAAAGATCATGTCCTTGTTTTCCTCCAAAGCATCTCTGAGTATGTTATCAAATTCCTATCCCCACATACTTGTTGAGAGGGATTTGGCTGTTAGTGATGGATGTAAAAGCTTCCTCTTTGCCTGCCTTTGCCTCACTcatttcctcccctcctcctgacATGTTACCTCCCTTTTCCCACAGTCCCTCCTGTTTAAGATCAGGGCTCTCTCACGTCACTGCCTGTGGTTTGGGTCCCTTTTTTCAGCTCCTGATTCCCAGCAATgagggaggagcagctcctTTTGAAATCCCTGAGGGATGCTGAACAGCAAACACCTTCCCTGTTCCTTTTTCAGGAGTGGATTTAAGAGTCTGACTTAAGCCAAGGGTTTTAGGTCTGACCACAGCGTATTTTTCAAGACCTTCAATTCAGATGGTCCCTTTCCATATTGCCCACAGGCACAGGGCATCTCTAATCCTAATAATACAGAAAAATTCAGGTTTTTAGTCAACCTTTAATATTCAGGTGAGTTCAAACCAATGTTTTCCTGCCCAAACTCCTTTTTCACAATTGCTCTATTTCTAGACTAGTCAGTGTCATGTTCTGCTCTGTCTTCTCCAAGTGGATGGAGGCTTGGGTGACTTAAAATTGtgttcctctctgctcccttccctcccagcctcccaaGGAGCTCTGTGTGCCTTCCCTGCCCACCAGGACATTTTGCTAATGAGtctggggctgcagcctgcagggccTGTGAGCGAGGTAGGCTTTGGTCTGTGTTCAACACAAATGCATTTTCATCACATGGTGCTTTTTCCCAGGGGCAGATGCAATTACCAGGTAACTTAAAAGCACTGAAGGGTAAACAAGCTAAAAACAGCCCAGCAGATCTCTTCCCTATTCTGTTGTTATTAAAATGGAAAGAGCAGATCTCAGCCATGCTTGTTTTTGCAACAAGTTAATGCTAACTCTGCAATGAAAAAAGTTTTATGAAATTCAGTTTTAGCACAATGGGGGAGCATTGTTAGGAAACAAAATATTCTCTATTTCTGATAGCAAAAATGAATATAAACcatctttgttttcatttagGCAATGTTCTGCACTCTGAATATTAAGTGTAATACTTTCCTTGTTTTCCACACATTAAAGCTGGGGTTGTCAAGAGGAGCTGCTTTGCACCTGGCTAATGCCACTCCAGCCTGGTGCAGTGTTTGCAGAGGGGTAACAGCATGTGCAGAACAGCACTTGCTTATGCAAAACCCCAATTAGCACatgcagtgcagcagctcctctgcaccCAGGATGGGTCCTGCTTGAGCATTCACAACTGTTCCCTGGAAATCCaccctctgagctgctgggctgtgcccaaaaCTTGACTGTCACTTGCTGGGTTTGGGAGGAACACCAGGGGAATCTGCCAGAGCCCTCCGTGCATCCCTCAGCATGGCAGGGGTCAGCAGGGAGCTTGCATTGCTCTTTCAGAGCTTTGGACAAATATAACCCCAATGCCCTGAAATGCCACCTGAAGCCTCTTGTGGGGAGTTGTTTGGTTGTTTGTAAAATGGACGTGAGCACAGTGACAACAATGTAGGACAGAGATGTGGAGGCAGCATCCTGAAGCcttaccctttttttttccaggctatTATAGCTCCAagcaaaatgcagctttttgtCTGCCTTGCCAGCCAGGATCCTTCTGCAAGTAAGGGGCTGCTGGGGTGCAGGGGCTCACAGGGAGGGGGGTTCTTTTAGCCCCCATGGAGCTGGAACCAGCAATGTAGTGCCCAAAGTCCCCTGCCATTGCAGCTCTAGGGTGCGGCTTCCAGCAACCTTCTCGAGTCTCCCTGACCATGCATGGGAGTGAGATCATCCTTGAGTGTTGTCATTACAGtgcaagagttctattgtcattacatggcaagggttccatattgccagaattttgtacctccttgatgtttctcataggcagctcctccaggcactgactcttccttgtcctcacagcagccactgactccagttcccccaaccaaccaatccactcttttataacactctccttattggctacagctgtggcctgttaacatcaggcctgctcctaagcCTTAGTAATTGGTTCACCTGCAACTCTTTAgaggataagattacattctatgtTCCATCCCCCTACacttgaggtcccttccagtcAGACCATTCTGTGCTTCTGGGTGACAAACTGCACTGCAGACAGACGGACGCCCACAGTGCAGCAAAGGTGGATCCTGGAGCCTCCCGGCtgtcagagcaggctgtggtgGGCTGGGCCGTGCAGATCCCACAGCgtgtcctgctcctctccctgcagcaccagcgGCTGCTCCGGCTGCCGGCCCTGCCCTGGGGGACAGGAGGCGCCTCGGGAGGCGGCGGAGACGTGTGAGACCTGCCCGGCAGGTAAGGGGAGGCTGTGCCCAAAGTGGGGAGGCTGTGCccagtgtggggctgtgcccgaggggaggctgtgcccaATGAGGGGCTGTGCCCAATGTGGGAAGGCTGTGCCCAAAgggagcacagctccagctccaggctcATTCCAGACCCATCTCAGCTGGCCCTGCAGgtgccctgcaggcagagctgggccctggcatgagggatgtgctgggggtTTGTCTGGGTGCTGGtggaggctgtgctgtgccaggctggttCATGAGTgccttggggctgtgctggtCCTTGGCACGCCCAGGAGCCCAAATCCACAGTTGGTACCAGCTCCAGCAAAGAGCATCTTGCCAGTGGTGGTGGCTTTGCTGAGGAAAGCCCAGCCTTGCTGTCAGTGATGGATTTTCTGCAGGGGCAGCCTGGGGCAAAGGGACATGGGGAGGGGATGTGAGGGAATGGCCGAGctccctcctgtgctctctgaaacaccccaggctgccccagcagggctgggcagggactcAGCCACCGTCATGGCAGGGACCAGCCTCCCTGGACACAGCCTCAGGCTGTCTCACAGCCCGGCTGCACTTTAAACATTGCAGGAAAGCATTTTACCACTGTGAGACTTGGAACTTCTGTGACCTGTCTCTCCCACAAAGGTTGGGAAACTGAGCTGTGTTTGAAGTCTGCTCAGCAAGTTtcaaacagctggaaaaggtcTTTGAATCCAGAATTGGAGAGGATGAAACACTGCTGACCTCCAGTTCCCatcttcccctacattaaagcCAGAACTCTCTGCTAAACCCTCTCCCACCTACTCCTACTCACACTGCTCTGTTTGCCAAGGTCTGACCCCAAATTTTCTTtagtccctctgtccctgttcTGCTCTGACCCTTTGCCACCGAACCAGGACCAAAGTCCAGGCTCAGCTTTTGTTGTGCACATGAGCACTTAATGCTCTTTCTCCCCGTGGCTCTGAAAGCTGATTCATTCATATGCAATTGCAAAGGTCCTGGGGGTTAGTCTCAAATCTTAATATTGTGCTTATTTGCTGTTCAGGTACATTCAAAGGTGCCAATGACAGCAGATGCAAGGCCTGCAGGACAGGGGAGTACCAACTACAGCGGGGCAAGGAGAGCTGTGAGCAGTGCCCAGAAAACCACTACTGCCCTGTGAGTCCCctgagcagctgggacagcctgtgctgcccagagctgtcccacacaaGCTAAATACCCCTCAATTaacacttctttttttcttgttatctGAGCTTCCTTACTCTTAAACATAGACAGGGCTCTGATGCAGGGAATAATTAAAATGAGGATTGCAGGAgtgtgctggagctgcctgctcTGGCTGGGGCATGAGGGGGTGGTGTGTGCATTAATGAGGGGTTTGAGGTACAGACTTGCTGTGTAACAACCCCTTCTGCTCCTCCCCACActccagcactgcaggagcacacagggctggaTTTAATGATGGCAAGGTCATtccttcatttattttttcaccCCTCTAATGCTAAAATGTCACCTCCCTTTGCCCTGGTCACCTTGTGCAGTTTGCTGGTGCTGATTTCCTTCTTCTCTTGGGCAGAGCCCGGATGTGAAGCCAGTGAAGTGCCCCCCTGATGCCTTCTGCCCGCGGGGCAGCGTGGAGCCCACCTACTGCATGGAGCTGTTCCTGTACAAGGCAGGGGACTCCTGCCAGCTGACCCCTGCCACCGTCATTGTCCTGGCCACCTTCTCAGCAGGTCAGTCTGggtcccctctgcagctctgttaAACCAGGCATGCTCTGGGTGGTGTGCTCTGTGTTTCTGGACAGCAGGATTTCTAATCAAAGTCcttctgctgctctcagtgccAGTGCTGTCCCTGGCCCTGAaggaaggtggcacaagtgccagtGCTGTCCCTGGCTCTGAAGGAAGGTGGCACAGTGCTGAATGGTTGTTGTTTGTCCCTGGGAGGCAGGGATGTGTGTGAGCCCTCAAACAGGGATTCCTTGGCTGCATCAAAGTAAGAAAAAAGACAATTTCCTTTTGGTGTGTTTCCTGAAAGCATTCCTGCCTTAAGCCATGCCACAGCCTCCAGCAGAatggggagctgctggctcaTGCAGTGCTGTGGCATTGATGCCAAATGTTTCTGTACCCAAGAgtcaggagctgctgagtgTGGGGAGAATCCCTCCAGATGCACCTGCTGTGAATCAGCTCACTGGGGCAAGCTAATGAGGGGGTGAGCTCTTCAACTGGGAAGCTGCACCATGAATAATCATTCCAAAACAATGAATATGCATTTTGAGTcttaggaaagggaaaaatagagTTCTCTCGTTTTTTAATCAAAGTTGGGGGGAGGTTTAATCAGAGAGTTATGATGAAAATGAGCAAGTATTGGTGCTGTGGATTGCACGAAGGGCAGATGAGGAAGCTGGGAGGAGGAATCTGTCTCCTGTGCCCAGAGATGAAGAGAAATCCCTAAGTGCCCTTACACTAccagagatgagaatcttgtgTCAAGAGAGCCAAGTCATAGAGATGAGTAAGGCATCAGAGGATAAAGGATATCCAACAAGCCTCACATTCACAGTTTCTGTGTTTCAAGTGTATTTTATGTCCTTCCTGAAGACCCATGAAGACTTTTATGTGCTTCTTGAAGACTCCACTTGGCTGGCTGTTGTtaaaaggagagaggagaggttAAATGTGTGTGTTACAAGTCACACAGCAAAGCTGCTTCTCCAACAAGATGTGTGTTCCCATCACCCTTGTCTCCTGGCAGTGAGCAGGGGACAAGGACAGCAGGGTCcgcaggagctccagcagcaccctcGGAGGCTGTCCCCATGGGGCTGGAATGCCTGGGGGAGCAGATGAGGGCTGTTCTCACAAGCTGCAGCTTGCAGCCATCAGAAAGGCCCTCCACTGACCCCTATCCCCTTGTGCCAGGCTGTTGTTCAAAAATCTGCCAAAGCAGATGCCATTTGAAGCGAGTGTTAATTTGAAAAAGTAGATTAAACTGAAGGATATGAAAAGACTCTCCAGAGAGGGACAATAGCCCATTAAGCAGCATTTGTGATAAACAAGTCTGAGGGTCAGGGAACAGCATTCCTGCCTCTCCCAGAGCTTGCAGCAGagagggggaaggaaggagccCACGCAGGAACCCGCGAGTTTTTCACGGCTGGTCTCACAGATCAAGTGTTTGCCATGAGGCTGTCTGCTCACACAACTGAAATTTGGGTGTATTTGTCTGGCCATATTGCATCACAGAGACAGATTTGTGCTCTTCTGTTCAGATCAGTTTTCTCTGGTGATGCTTCTGCCAGAAACAAATGAGCAGAATGTCGCACCACTTGAGATTTGCCAATTACTTCCATGTCTATGCCCAATccaaaagtaatttttcctGACAGCCCTGATCTCAGTCTAGACTCAGAGTTAATCTAGGTTAGTTACTACTTGTGCTTCAGTGTGAGTGCTGCACAGAGCAAACTAATTTCTCAGCAAGATCGTTTTGGTGGGGTCTGCAGTGAATAAGATGCCAAGTGGAAAACAGTTCTAGAGAGTAAATGGGAGTAGGAAAGCAAGTTActgaattatttaattaaaacttGTCATTATTCCTTGCAGAGTTAAGCTGAACTGCTGAAGTTGAGTGTTATTAGTGCTAGTGGAAccttttccccccctcttttTGGAAGGGTACAGAGTAtgtaggaggaaaaaaatccttattttaCCAGAAGAGAATACCTGAGTTGAGAACCCTTGGAGCAAATGTCACCTGATATTTTACTTTCCCATCTGTGAATAACTAccattccttcctttccttccaggTGGAATCCTTGTTGTGTTTCTGATCATCCTGAGGAGCCGACAGGAGCACGGCAGGAGCTCCCTGAAGTCGCCGCTGCTGCCccggggctcagggctgggctcctACGGGGGCACGGAGCACACGGAGCCCGTCTATGCGGGCTGgtagccctgccagggccagcagcctctccttcccctggggcagcacaaATGGGGCTCTGGGCAAGGTGTTTAACCACGAGCAACCTACTGCTGTACAGCTAAAATCAGTGCTGGGGAATAAAACTCAGTTTTTGAGTTGTGGCTACTTGTGCAAACCAAACcagcccatgctgtgctgcactgggc contains:
- the LOC106629338 gene encoding uncharacterized protein LOC106629338 isoform X1, translated to MSAWLCPLLCSLTMVCLTGIALGQTTSTGVPIGSTPAPPSTTSTGVPSTTSTGVPIGSTPAPPSTTSTGVPIGSTPAPPSAAPAPASAPPAAAATLSAGLTATTAGPAASTAAPSADPSTKTPAQTLPSTTGTVPTSQTSALAATSSSVPASPPGVTPSPGLPSSALPPSTPQPSNCSTENVTACFPCPPGTAPTQGTLSCSCCPGGACSDPGDCSPCAPGQHQPQRGQRSCLPCPQGSYTSLPRSSVCLPCPPGHFANESGAAACRACERGYYSSKQNAAFCLPCQPGSFCNTSGCSGCRPCPGGQEAPREAAETCETCPAGTFKGANDSRCKACRTGEYQLQRGKESCEQCPENHYCPSPDVKPVKCPPDAFCPRGSVEPTYCMELFLYKAGDSCQLTPATVIVLATFSAGGILVVFLIILRSRQEHGRSSLKSPLLPRGSGLGSYGGTEHTEPVYAGW